The DNA sequence CTACGGTATTGCATGTTGTGTATCTGCAATGCGTATCGGTAAACAAATGCAATTCTTCGGTGCACGTGCGAACTTAGCAAAAACATTGCTTTATGCAATCAACGGCGGTAAAGATGAAAAATCAGGCAAACAAGTCGGACCAGAATTCGTACCTGTAACTTCTGAAGTATTGGACTATGATGAAGTTTATGCGAAGTTCGATCAAATGATGGAATGGTTAGCAGGCGTTTATATCAACTCACTTAACATCATCCACTACATGCACGATAAATACAGCTATGAACGTATTGAAATGGCATTGCATGATACAGATGTATTACGCACAATGGCAACAGGTATCGCAGGCTTATCTGTAGCAGCTGACTCATTATCAGCAATCAAATACGGCGAAGTTCGCGCAATCCGCAACGAAGAAGGCTTAGCAGTTGATTTCGAAACAACTGGCGACTTCCCTAAATACGGCAACAACGACAAACGTGTCGATGATATTGCGATTGAATTAGTGAAAACATTCATGAAAAAATTACGCAAACACAAAACTTACCGTGATTCAGAACACACTATGAGTGTCTTAACAATCACTTCAAACGTAGTATATGGTAAGAAAACTGGTAATACACCAGATGGACGTAAAGAAGGCGAACCATTCGCACCAGGTGCTAACCCAATGCACGGCCGCGATGAGCACGGTGCTTTAGCATCATTATCATCAGTTGCGAAAATCCCTTACGAATACTGTAAAGACGGTATCTCAAACACATTCAGTATCGTACCGAAATCATTAGGTAAAACAGATATGGAACAAAACCATAACTTAGTTTCTGTATTAGATGGTTATGCAATGCAGCAAGGTCATCACCTTAACATTAACGTATTCAACAGAGACACATTATTAGATGCGATGGAACATCCTGAAGAATATCCGCAATTAACAATCCGTGTATCTGGATACGCAGTTAACTTCATCAAATTAACAAGAGAACAACAATTAGACGTTATCTCAAGAACATTCCACGAAAGAATGTAGTCACTATCAGGGAATTAAAGCCGTCAATCGTGCGGCTTTCCCTTTTAAATAAAGCATAAGGATCACATAAATAAAGAAAGGACGATTATTATGGAAGGAAGAATTCACTCAGTAGAAAGTTTAGGGACAGTTGACGGACCAGGGCTTCGCTACATTATATTTACACAAGGGTGTTTATTGAGATGCCTGTACTGTCACAACCCTGATACTTGGGGGTTAACAGATGCACCGCGCAAAGCAACTGTTGACGAATTGGTGGATGAAATTCTTCCTTATCGTCCTTACTTTTCAGTTTCAGGCGGTGGTGTCACTGTAAGCGGCGGAGAGCCGCTGCTTCAAATGCCGTTTATCGAAGCACTATTTCAAAAGCTTAAGCAAGCAGGTATTCATACATGTATTGATACTTCGGCAGGATGTGTGAATGAAACCCCTGCATTCCTTTCCCATTTAGACAATCTGCTTGAGCATACAGGTTTAGTTTTGCTGGATTTAAAACACATGGATGAAGCAAAGCATATTGAGCTTACAGGCAAACCGAATACGCATATTATTAAATTTGCGAAGATGCTTTCAGAACGCAAGCAGCCTGTATGGATCCGTCACGTCCTTGTGCCGGGGTATACAGATGATGAAGCACATTTAAGAAAACTAGGCGAATTTATCAATACTTTAGATAATGTGGAACGTTTTGAAATTCTGCCTTACCATCAATTAGGTGTGCATAAGTATGAAGCTTTAGAGCTTGCGTACCCGTTAGAAGGTGTACAAGAGCCGACGAACGAAGAAGTGGTACGTGCTTATAATTTAGTGAATTTTAAAGGAATTACACCCGTAAGTGTATAATCGAATGAAACAGACGTTGGGCAGCAATTTGCTCAGCGTCTTTTTTAACCTGTCTTTGTTGACAAGAAATCTGTGATTTCTTTAAAATACTTGTGTTATTGAAATATATCTTCATTTCATGAATGAAACACCTTGCTTACGGGAAATAGAAGTAGGGTGAACAGTGATATATCAATTTCATCATTTCAAGGAGGATTCTCATCATGTTTGAAAAATTACTAACATCTTTAGGCGTTGGGGCTTTAACAATCGAAACACGTCTAGAAAAAGAAGCATTTGATGCTAATGAATTAATTAAAGGGAAAGTTGTGCTTAAAGGCGGAGACGCTGATCAGCAAATCTCTAAAATTAAATTGTCACTGATTGAACATGTTAAAAATTCAACAGAGCATAGTGACTTTGATGAAATGGAAAATGTGCTGCAAGAATATGAAATTCAAAGCAAACAAGTAGTTGAAGCTGGGGAAACTACTGAAAAAGCATTCGAATTCCCATTAGAAAAATTCAATTTCGAAAAAGGCACAGATGCACTGACATTAAGAACTTATGTTTATATCGACAGCGGTGCAGATGCTGAAGAAGATGCTGAAATCAGAATTCAATAAATTGAAATAGAAAGACACCGTCTTCCTTATAACAAACAGATGCGTTTGTAAGGAAGACGGTGTCTTTTGTATTCATAAAGCTTAACGTGAAATACGGATGACTACTTTGCCAGCAGCATGTCCTTGTTTAAGATAATCCAAAGCACTATTTATCTCTTCAAAATCAAATGTTACATTAATTACTGGACGGATTTTTCCGCTTTCTACTAATTGACGTAATTTATTGAGCGTTTTACGGCTGTTATGCATAAAGAGAAAATGATATGCGGCGTGATGTTCGCGTGCTATGCGATGGATTTTGCGTGCTCCCCATTGCAGCAACCATCTTTTCCATAGCGGCATACCGAATTGAATTGCATTTTCACCGTCAGGTTTACCGTTGATAGAAACGACTTTTCCGAGCGGTTTTATTATTTTAAAGGCATCTAATAAATATGTACCGCCTAATGTATCTAAGACGCCATCGTAGTCTTTTAAGATTTCAGTGAAGTTTTGACGGTGGTAATCGATAACAATATCGGCACCCAGCGCTTTAACTAATTCCCGGTTTTTAGCACTCGTTGTTGTCGCAACGTGTGCACCTAATACTTTTGCGATTTGAACAGCTAATGTACCCACACCGCCAGAACCTGCTTGAATTAAGACGTTTTGGCCGCGTGTGACATGCATTGTATCATTGAGCGCTTGATACGCTGTTAAACCTGCCATAGGGAGCGCAGCGGCGTGTGCATAGCTTAAATTGCGCGGCATGGCAGCTATTTCATTTTGTGTTGCGGCAGTATATTCTGCTAAGGCACCTGGTTTTGTACCGTACACTGCATCACCGATTTGAAATGCAACAACATGTTTGCCGACGGCGACGACTTCGCCTGCGAAATCATGCCCCATAATATACGGAGTTTTATAATTAAAGAACATACGGATAGCGCCGCCTTGTGCAATTTTATAGTCGACAGGGTTTAAACTTGCCGCATGGACTTTGACTAAGACTTGATTGTCTTCAATTTTCGGACGTTCTACTGTTTCAATTTTTGCTTGTTGTGCTTTTTTATATTTATGTATCACTACAGCTTGCATTTTATCGTTTGTCATGACTCACACTTCCAATTTCCAATATACTTCATTATACACCCCAATTCCCTTTGTAGAAGTTGATTAATCTAGAATTCACCAGTTTGTGAAATTGTATTTCATGCATGGTAAAATAAAGGTAAGGCAAGTCACAAAGAACAGATGAAAGAGAAAACTTGAAGGAGTGACAGATAATGAGAATGGTGGATTTGATCGATAAGAAGCGTGATGGGAAGGCATTGACGACAGAGGAAATGAATTGGATGATCGAACATTATACCAATGGCGACATTCCTGATTATCAGATGTCGAGTTTTGCGATGGCGACTTATTTCCAAGATATGAATGATGAGGAACGTGCTGCATTAACGATGGCTATGGTGCATTCGGGAGATGTGATTGACTTATCCGCAATAGAAGGGATTAAAGTAGATAAGCATTCGACAGGCGGTGTCGGCGATACAACGACATTAGTATTAGCACCTTTAGTTGCGGCTGTAGGTGTACCTGTAGCTAAAATGAGCGGCCGCGGTTTAGGCCATACAGGCGGTACGATTGATAAATTAGAATCTGTAGAAGGTTTCCACGTTGAAATTTCAGAAGATGAATTTATCCGTCTTGTAAATGAAGATAAATTAGCAGTTATCGGACAAACAGGGAATTTAACACCGGCAGACAAGAAAATTTATGCGCTGCGTGATGTGACAGGGACAGTTAATTCCATTCCGTTAATCGCATCTTCGATTATGAGCAAGAAGATTGCGGCAGGTGCTGATGCGATTGTATTAGATGTTAAAACAGGCAACGGTGCCTTTATGAAAACATTAGAAGATGCGAAAGCTTTAGCACATGCGATGGTGAAAATCGGCAATCATGTCGGCAGACAAACAATGGCGATTATTTCTGATATGAGCCAACCGCTCGGCAATGCGATCGGCAACGCTTTAGAATTACAAGAAGCGATTGATACTTTGCGCGGCAAAGGCCCAGAAGATTTAACTGAACTTGTGATGTCTTTAGGTTCTCAAATGGTTGTCTTAGGCGGTAAAGCAGAAACTTTAGATGAAGCACGCACATTGCTTAAAGAAGCCATCGACAGCGGTGCGGCTTTAGATAAGTTCCGTACATTCTTGCAAAACCAAGGGGGTAATCCAGAAGTAGTGGATAAACCTGAATTATTGCCGCAAGCAAAATACCATATTGAACTGCCAGCGCAATCAAGCGGTGTAGTGACTGAAATTGTCGCAAATGAAATGGGTATCGCATCCATGATGCTTGGCGCAGGCCGTCAAACAAAAGACGATGACATTGATTTGAGTGTCGGCTTGATGCTGCATAAGAAAGTCGGAGATAAAGTGTCAGAAGGTGAAAGCTTAATGACCATTTACAGTAATAACGAAGACATTGATGATGTCAAAGCGAAACTTTATGATAATATTACGATTGCACAATCAGGTGAGACACCAACACTCATCCATACTGTGATTACTGAATAAACGTATGAATTTAAGATAGATAGGAGCGAGCGCGTATGACAACGCCATTTAAACGTATACATTTAATTGTGATGGACTCTGTAGGTATCGGTGAAGGCCCGGATGCGGCCGCATTCAACGATGAAGGCAGCCACACTTTAAAACACACATTAGAAGGATTTGAACAAGATTTACCGAACTTAGAAAGATTAGGATTAGGTAATATCGATAAGCTTCCAGTCGTGCATGAAGTTGAACACCCAGAAGCATTTTACACTAAGATGAGCGAAGCTTCTGTAGGTAAAGATACGATGACAGGACATTGGGAAATTATGGGCTTGAATATCATGCAACCGTTTAAAGTATATCCTGACGGCTTCCCAGATGAGTTAGTCAAAGAAATCGAAGAGATGACTGGACGTAAAATTGTCGCTAACCGTCCGGCATCAGGTACGCAAATCATTGATGAGTGGGGCGAACACCAAATGAAAACAGGCGATTTAATCGTCTACACTTCTGCAGACCCTGTGCTTCAAATTGCGGCGCATGAAGATATCATCCCGCTTGAAGAGTTATATGATATTTGCGAAAAGGTACGTGAACTGACTAAAGACCCTAAATATTTAATCGGACGAATTATTGCACGTCCTTATGTCGGCGAACCCGGCAACTTTACACGTACTTCTAACCGCCATGACTATGCTTTGAAACCATTCGGACGTACTGTAATGAATGAACTGAAAGATAATGACTATGATGTGATAGCTATCGGTAAAATCAATGATATCTATGATGGTGAAGGTGTCACAAAAGCGATTCGTACTAAAAATAATATGGATGGCATGGATCAATTGATTGATGTCGTACAACAAGACTTTAACGGTATCAGCTTCTTAAACCTTGTTGATTTTGATGCGTTATACGGACATCGCAGAGACAAAGAAGGCTATGCACAAGCCATCAAAGACTTTGATGAACGCTTGCCTGAGCTCTTTGAGCACTTGCAAGAGGATGATTTAGTAATTATTACAGCAGATCACGGTAATGACCCGATTGCGCCAGGTACAGACCATACACGCGAATATATCCCTGTATTGTTCTATAGCCCTAAATTAAAAACAAAAGCTCATGAACTCAGCGGTGATACAACGTTTAGTTCAATCGGTGCGACAATCGCAGACAACTTTGGTGTGAAAATGCCTGAATTCGGACGCAGTTATTTATCAGAAATGGATGTAGACAAACAATAAAATCAGCACATCAGACAGCTGAAGTGAATCATTGAAAGCATAAAAAATAACGTTTCATCCCTTTGCTGGGTGAAACGTTATTTGTATTTAGGAAACCATTGTTATAGCGTTAACTTGCAGTTTTCTTGTCTCCGATATGAATCTTTTGATCGCCGTCTTTAATCCATCCTGCATTGCGGCATACTTTATAAAGCAAGTAGCTGACTATAGCAGGTAATGCGATTTGGAAGATGACAATCAATAACCATGTTTTAGTAGAAGCCCCCATAGTGTTGATGGTCATGATTTGTCCGATGAATCCGCTCGTTCCCATACCAGCACCTGCCGCATTGTTTGTCATTGGGAAGAGTGTTGTCATGATAGGTGCGACAATAGCACTTGTGACAGTAGGCGGAATCAAAATGGCAGGATTCATCAAGATGTTCGGAACTTGAAGCATACTTGTACCGATTCCGATAGAGATAATACCGCCTACGCCGTTATCTTTATAGCTGGTTACCGCAAAACCGACCATTTGTGCACAACAGCCGATTGTTGCGGCACCGGCAGCTAAACCTGATAAGTCGAGCATTAAAGCTAGGGCTGCACTGGAAATCGGAGCTGTCAAAGCCAAACCGAAAATGACTGCCACTAAAATACCCATAACCAGCGGACGCTGATCTGTCGCAAGCATAATCATTTTGCCTAGCGAAACCATAAAATCGTTTAAGAAAGGTCCGATAAATTTAGCAACTGCGCCCCCGATAATTAAAGTGAGCAGCGGAGAAATAATAATATCAATTTTTGTTTTAGCCGCATAAAAACGACTGAGTTCAGTTGCGATTAACGTCGCCACAAAAGCACCGACAGCACCGCCTCCAAATTTATCATAGCCGAGAGACCCGACGATAATACAAGAGAAAATGACTAAAGGCTGTGCGCCTAAACCATAGGCAATGGCACCCCCGATAGCAGCGCCGGTTAATCCCATTGCGACTGTACCGATATCAGATAAGAAATGTAAATTTAAAGCAGGAACTAAAGATTGTTTACCGATAGTCTGCAGGATTAAACCGATAATGAGTGAACCGAACAGACCTAATGTCATATAACTTAGGCCTTGTATAAACCAACGATGTAGAAGTTTTTTCATTTAGGATTTCGACCTCCATTTATTTGCCATTAGTATAGCATAAAAGGTAACGAAAAAAGGATTGTTATTTTGAATAACACATCATTGTAAAATGAAATAAATAAAAGTAATAAAGTGTGAAGGCGGATAGGGTAAGGAAAGTTATAAATATGAGCAAGGTGGTATATATTATATATAGAACAATTAAGAACGGGGGAAGACATGATGGACAAGTTATGGCAGCAAAATCTACCAATCTCTGGTATTAAAGATATCGTACCGATTGCCGGCGGTGATGTGAATGATGCTTACCGCATTGATACAGAAGCAGGAGAGGTTTTCTTTTTACTCGTACAACCTGATAGTCCTTATGATTTCTATGCGGCTGAAGCGGAAGGATTAAAAGACTTTGAATATGCAGAAATTACAGCACCGCGTGTTATTGCGAACGGCGAAATCGGCGGAGACGCTTATTTAATTTTAAGCTGGTTAGAAGAGGGACCGCGCGGCAGCCAGGCAGAACTCGGCAAACTCGTCGCAAAACTGCATGATTTCCATAATCCGGATAAACGTTTTGGTTATGATTATCCGTATGAAGGCAGAGATATTTCATTCAATAATGAATGGACAGATTCTTGGAAAGAAATCTTTGTGAATCGCCGATTAGATCATTTAAGAGAAACAATCGTAGAAAAAGGGTTATGGAATGTAGACCAGCTTAATAAATTCGATAACGTCCGAGAAGTGATTGTACAGGCTTTAGACAATCATAAAAGCAAACCTTCTTTATTGCATGGCGACTTATGGGGCGGCAATTATATGTTCTTAGAAAACGGAGAACCTGCCTTATTCGACCCTGCACCATTATATGGCGATAGAGAATTTGATTTAGGTGCGACAATCACATTCGGCGGCTTCTCAGAAGAATTTTATGAAGCTTATGATAAAGCATATCCTTTAGATGAAGGCGCTTATCAGCGTATTGAATTCTATAAATTCTATTTACTGCTTGTTCATTTAGTAAAATTCGGTACGATGTACGAGGGCAGTGTAGATGCTTCAATGGATAAAATTTTAAGTGATGCGAATTTCTAAGCGAAATGGATAAATCCATCGGGCGGCTTGCTTTTATAGTGAGCCGCTTTCTTTATACATAATGATTTGATTGAGTGGAATTTTACTCCTTTACGCAATTCAGTCTGAAAAAGTGTTAATTTAGAAGTAAGTTTATAAATGGGGTGAGAATATGTCAACTAAGATTAAAGAACTTGAGTTAAAAGCATCTGAGCTAACAAGAACAACGCATCAGCTAGGGATACCGGTTATGATTGTATTCGAAGGGGTGCCGGCAGCAGGAAAGACACGTTTGTCTAATGAATTACTACTTACGTTGGATGCTAAATATTCCAGCTTTATTGCGACAGCATCGCCGACTCAAGAAAATCTGCGCTATCAATTTCTTCAAAAGTATTGGAATACCTTACCGGGTAAAGGCGAAATCAATATCTATTTCAGAAGCTGGTATGCACACTATATTGATTACAAAGTCAATGGTATAAAGCATTTGCAGTATAAAGATTATGATGTGCTGCGCGACCAGATCGCAGGCTTTGAAACTATGCTTGAAAATGATAACTATGAAATTATCAAATTCTATATTGAGATAGATGAACAAAAACGACAAGAACATATTTTACAGACGAAAGAGAATCCGTTAACACGCTGGAAAGCACAAGAATATGAAAATGTAATTCCTGATGATATTTATCTTGAAGAGATGAGCCGTATTTTAAATGATCCGAAACAAAAAGATTGGCAAGTGATTGATTATACGGATAGAGAAGCGGCTACGATTCGTATGTATGAACATATTATCAAACGCTTGAAAAAAGCGATTAAAGCTTATCACGAACGTGTCAAAACACGTGACGGCTTATTTACACCTGACTTTAAAACAGATTTATTTGATAATCTATTGCCTAAAGTCAGCAAAGCAGACTATAATGCACAAATTGAAAAGCTGCAAGCACGTATGCTGGAAATTCAATTTGCGTTATATGAAAGAAAAATCCCATTGATTCTAGTCTTTGAAGGTATGGACGCAGCGGGTAAAGGCGGCAATATCAAACGTATTCGCGAAAAATTAGATCCGACAGGTTATGAAGTCAATGCGATCAGTGCACCGACTGATGTTGAACTGGCACATCAATATTTATGGCGTTTTGCCCATGATATGCCGAGAACCGGACATATTGAAATGTTTGACCGCAGCTGGTATGGCCGAGTACTTGTGGAACGTGTGGAAGGTTTTGCGACTACAGATGAATGGCAGCGTGCGTATCATGAAATCAACGACTTTGAAAAAATGTGGACAGATGAAGGTGCAATCATCTTGAAATTCTTCCTCAGCTTAGATAAAGATGTACAGTTAGAACGCTTTAAAGCGAGAGAAGACAATCCAGATAAACAATGGAAAATCACAGATGAAGATTGGCGCAACCGTGAAAAATGGGATTTATATTTAGAAGCAAGTGCGGATATGGTTAATAAAACGAATACTTCTAATGCGCCATGGTACATTGTACCTGCTGATCATAAGAAAACAGCACGTATTGCGGTATTGAAGCGTATTATTAAAACATGTGAAACAGCGCTGTGGGGCGTTCATCACGATTAGTAAAAATCGAGTATAATGGATGTAGCTAACATACATTCAAAGTGATAGATTTATTTACGGACTATGTAAACGGGAGGGCAAGTAATGGCAAGAAATTATTCTAGGACTTATTATTTCCATCATGTGGAGCATCGAAAAATTCAACAAAGCTCTAAAAAAACACTATGGTTATCATTAATCATTACATTGTTCTTCACTATTGTTGAATTCGTCGGAGGGATTGTCTCCAATTCCTTAGCACTATTATCAGACTCATTTCATATGCTGAGTGACGTATTGGCATTAGGTTTATCAATGGTCGCGATATATTTTTCAAGCAAGCGTCCGACGAATCATTTTACTTACGGCTTTTTAAGGTTTGAGGTAGTTGCGGCATTCCTTAATGGTTTGGCATTGGTAGTCATTTCATTATGGATTTTCTACGAAGCGATTATGCGTATGATTTTCCCAAGGGAAATCGAAAGCGGCCTAATGTTTTGGATTGCGGTCATTGGTTTGATAGTCAATATCGTACTGACATGGTTGTTGTATCATTCTTTGAAATCTGAAGATAACATCAATATCCAAAGTGCGCTTTGGCATTTCTTAGGCGACTTGCTTAACTCGGTCGGTGTCATTGTAGCGGTAATTTTAATTAAAATTACCGGCATTCAAATGATTGACCCGATTTTAAGTATTGTCATTTCATGCGTATTATTAAACGGCGGTTATAAAATCTTAAAGAATGCTTGGCTTATTTTAATGGAAGCAGTACCGAGCGGTTTAGATGTGGATCAGATTATGGAGGATATGAAGAAAGCAGATCGTGTCATCGATGTGCATGAATTCCACCTTTGGAGTGTTACTTCAGACCAATATTCATTATCTGCACATGTGGTGCTAGACAGTAAAGACAGCCAAGATGCTTATAGTATCATCAACCAATTAGAAAAATTGCTGAAAACAAAATACGGTTTGCATCACACAACATTGCAAATTGAACATCTGGATTTAAACCATTTGGATGAGAATTATTTTGAGCAATTCGAAAATGAAAAAGAATAATAGTGTGTTATTGAATAAGAAAACGGGTAGATTAAGAAATAACATTCAGAGTTGAA is a window from the Staphylococcus sp. IVB6181 genome containing:
- the pflA gene encoding pyruvate formate-lyase-activating protein produces the protein MMEGRIHSVESLGTVDGPGLRYIIFTQGCLLRCLYCHNPDTWGLTDAPRKATVDELVDEILPYRPYFSVSGGGVTVSGGEPLLQMPFIEALFQKLKQAGIHTCIDTSAGCVNETPAFLSHLDNLLEHTGLVLLDLKHMDEAKHIELTGKPNTHIIKFAKMLSERKQPVWIRHVLVPGYTDDEAHLRKLGEFINTLDNVERFEILPYHQLGVHKYEALELAYPLEGVQEPTNEEVVRAYNLVNFKGITPVSV
- a CDS encoding sporulation protein, with product MFEKLLTSLGVGALTIETRLEKEAFDANELIKGKVVLKGGDADQQISKIKLSLIEHVKNSTEHSDFDEMENVLQEYEIQSKQVVEAGETTEKAFEFPLEKFNFEKGTDALTLRTYVYIDSGADAEEDAEIRIQ
- a CDS encoding NADP-dependent oxidoreductase; this encodes MTNDKMQAVVIHKYKKAQQAKIETVERPKIEDNQVLVKVHAASLNPVDYKIAQGGAIRMFFNYKTPYIMGHDFAGEVVAVGKHVVAFQIGDAVYGTKPGALAEYTAATQNEIAAMPRNLSYAHAAALPMAGLTAYQALNDTMHVTRGQNVLIQAGSGGVGTLAVQIAKVLGAHVATTTSAKNRELVKALGADIVIDYHRQNFTEILKDYDGVLDTLGGTYLLDAFKIIKPLGKVVSINGKPDGENAIQFGMPLWKRWLLQWGARKIHRIAREHHAAYHFLFMHNSRKTLNKLRQLVESGKIRPVINVTFDFEEINSALDYLKQGHAAGKVVIRISR
- a CDS encoding pyrimidine-nucleoside phosphorylase, with the translated sequence MRMVDLIDKKRDGKALTTEEMNWMIEHYTNGDIPDYQMSSFAMATYFQDMNDEERAALTMAMVHSGDVIDLSAIEGIKVDKHSTGGVGDTTTLVLAPLVAAVGVPVAKMSGRGLGHTGGTIDKLESVEGFHVEISEDEFIRLVNEDKLAVIGQTGNLTPADKKIYALRDVTGTVNSIPLIASSIMSKKIAAGADAIVLDVKTGNGAFMKTLEDAKALAHAMVKIGNHVGRQTMAIISDMSQPLGNAIGNALELQEAIDTLRGKGPEDLTELVMSLGSQMVVLGGKAETLDEARTLLKEAIDSGAALDKFRTFLQNQGGNPEVVDKPELLPQAKYHIELPAQSSGVVTEIVANEMGIASMMLGAGRQTKDDDIDLSVGLMLHKKVGDKVSEGESLMTIYSNNEDIDDVKAKLYDNITIAQSGETPTLIHTVITE
- the deoB gene encoding phosphopentomutase, with the translated sequence MTTPFKRIHLIVMDSVGIGEGPDAAAFNDEGSHTLKHTLEGFEQDLPNLERLGLGNIDKLPVVHEVEHPEAFYTKMSEASVGKDTMTGHWEIMGLNIMQPFKVYPDGFPDELVKEIEEMTGRKIVANRPASGTQIIDEWGEHQMKTGDLIVYTSADPVLQIAAHEDIIPLEELYDICEKVRELTKDPKYLIGRIIARPYVGEPGNFTRTSNRHDYALKPFGRTVMNELKDNDYDVIAIGKINDIYDGEGVTKAIRTKNNMDGMDQLIDVVQQDFNGISFLNLVDFDALYGHRRDKEGYAQAIKDFDERLPELFEHLQEDDLVIITADHGNDPIAPGTDHTREYIPVLFYSPKLKTKAHELSGDTTFSSIGATIADNFGVKMPEFGRSYLSEMDVDKQ
- a CDS encoding PTS transporter subunit IIC; protein product: MKKLLHRWFIQGLSYMTLGLFGSLIIGLILQTIGKQSLVPALNLHFLSDIGTVAMGLTGAAIGGAIAYGLGAQPLVIFSCIIVGSLGYDKFGGGAVGAFVATLIATELSRFYAAKTKIDIIISPLLTLIIGGAVAKFIGPFLNDFMVSLGKMIMLATDQRPLVMGILVAVIFGLALTAPISSAALALMLDLSGLAAGAATIGCCAQMVGFAVTSYKDNGVGGIISIGIGTSMLQVPNILMNPAILIPPTVTSAIVAPIMTTLFPMTNNAAGAGMGTSGFIGQIMTINTMGASTKTWLLIVIFQIALPAIVSYLLYKVCRNAGWIKDGDQKIHIGDKKTAS
- a CDS encoding fructosamine kinase family protein, with protein sequence MDKLWQQNLPISGIKDIVPIAGGDVNDAYRIDTEAGEVFFLLVQPDSPYDFYAAEAEGLKDFEYAEITAPRVIANGEIGGDAYLILSWLEEGPRGSQAELGKLVAKLHDFHNPDKRFGYDYPYEGRDISFNNEWTDSWKEIFVNRRLDHLRETIVEKGLWNVDQLNKFDNVREVIVQALDNHKSKPSLLHGDLWGGNYMFLENGEPALFDPAPLYGDREFDLGATITFGGFSEEFYEAYDKAYPLDEGAYQRIEFYKFYLLLVHLVKFGTMYEGSVDASMDKILSDANF
- a CDS encoding phosphate--AMP phosphotransferase: MSTKIKELELKASELTRTTHQLGIPVMIVFEGVPAAGKTRLSNELLLTLDAKYSSFIATASPTQENLRYQFLQKYWNTLPGKGEINIYFRSWYAHYIDYKVNGIKHLQYKDYDVLRDQIAGFETMLENDNYEIIKFYIEIDEQKRQEHILQTKENPLTRWKAQEYENVIPDDIYLEEMSRILNDPKQKDWQVIDYTDREAATIRMYEHIIKRLKKAIKAYHERVKTRDGLFTPDFKTDLFDNLLPKVSKADYNAQIEKLQARMLEIQFALYERKIPLILVFEGMDAAGKGGNIKRIREKLDPTGYEVNAISAPTDVELAHQYLWRFAHDMPRTGHIEMFDRSWYGRVLVERVEGFATTDEWQRAYHEINDFEKMWTDEGAIILKFFLSLDKDVQLERFKAREDNPDKQWKITDEDWRNREKWDLYLEASADMVNKTNTSNAPWYIVPADHKKTARIAVLKRIIKTCETALWGVHHD
- a CDS encoding cation diffusion facilitator family transporter, with amino-acid sequence MARNYSRTYYFHHVEHRKIQQSSKKTLWLSLIITLFFTIVEFVGGIVSNSLALLSDSFHMLSDVLALGLSMVAIYFSSKRPTNHFTYGFLRFEVVAAFLNGLALVVISLWIFYEAIMRMIFPREIESGLMFWIAVIGLIVNIVLTWLLYHSLKSEDNINIQSALWHFLGDLLNSVGVIVAVILIKITGIQMIDPILSIVISCVLLNGGYKILKNAWLILMEAVPSGLDVDQIMEDMKKADRVIDVHEFHLWSVTSDQYSLSAHVVLDSKDSQDAYSIINQLEKLLKTKYGLHHTTLQIEHLDLNHLDENYFEQFENEKE